In one window of Dokdonia sp. PRO95 DNA:
- a CDS encoding sulfite exporter TauE/SafE family protein: MNASVIIALIAIGLIAGVLSGIMGVGGGVIMIPLMIMLLHFNQHQAQGTSLAVLAVPVTFLAAYNYYNEGYVNWKYAAVIAVFFVVGGFLGSKLAVNLDQKTLKRIFGAILLILSIKMLWGK; encoded by the coding sequence ATGAATGCATCAGTTATTATAGCGCTCATAGCCATTGGTCTTATCGCTGGAGTGCTGAGTGGGATTATGGGAGTAGGTGGAGGCGTAATTATGATTCCGCTTATGATTATGTTACTACATTTTAATCAGCATCAAGCTCAGGGTACTAGCCTTGCAGTACTTGCTGTACCTGTAACATTTCTTGCAGCTTACAACTACTATAATGAGGGGTATGTAAACTGGAAATATGCAGCGGTTATCGCTGTCTTTTTTGTGGTAGGAGGCTTTCTAGGATCAAAACTAGCCGTTAACCTTGATCAAAAAACGCTCAAAAGAATTTTTGGAGCCATACTCCTTATTCTTTCTATCAAAATGCTGTGGGGTAAGTAA
- a CDS encoding lytic transglycosylase domain-containing protein, with the protein MIMIKKVVAGIAVVAIAGLVINSAQAPQEEEILQDEVEVQIEKMTSNRLLNDYNVYAIPMPDGLNFAGEAVPVENPDIKERMDRELLVNTYWQSNALLIFKRANKYFPTIEKILAEEGVPDDLKYLAVIESGLTQAVSPARATGFWQILKETGREYGLEVNDNVDERYHVEKSTRAACKYLRQSKEKFGSWTAAAAAYNAGNYGVSRRFKEQNVQDYYDLLLGEETGRYVFRIIALKEILSNPKKYGFNFRAEDLYAEVPTYKVEVDTAVTDFVKFAERFGINYKLLKLHNPWLRETKLNNSSRKKYYIEIPEKGVYNLGR; encoded by the coding sequence ATGATAATGATAAAGAAAGTAGTTGCAGGTATAGCGGTAGTAGCTATCGCAGGCCTGGTTATAAACTCTGCACAAGCACCGCAGGAGGAAGAAATACTGCAAGACGAAGTAGAAGTGCAGATTGAAAAAATGACGTCAAATAGATTACTTAATGACTATAATGTCTATGCTATACCTATGCCAGATGGGTTAAACTTTGCTGGCGAAGCGGTTCCTGTAGAAAATCCAGACATTAAAGAGCGTATGGACCGCGAGCTTCTTGTGAATACTTACTGGCAGTCTAATGCGCTGCTTATTTTTAAAAGAGCAAATAAATACTTTCCAACCATAGAAAAAATACTAGCAGAAGAGGGTGTACCAGATGATCTGAAATACCTGGCAGTAATAGAAAGCGGACTTACACAAGCAGTTTCTCCTGCTAGAGCAACGGGTTTCTGGCAAATTTTAAAAGAAACTGGTAGAGAATATGGTCTAGAAGTAAATGATAACGTAGATGAAAGATATCATGTAGAAAAGTCTACACGCGCTGCTTGTAAATATTTAAGACAGTCTAAAGAGAAATTTGGGAGCTGGACAGCTGCAGCAGCAGCTTATAACGCTGGTAATTATGGAGTTTCTCGCCGATTTAAAGAGCAGAATGTGCAAGACTATTATGATTTGCTTTTGGGAGAGGAAACCGGTCGTTATGTATTTAGAATTATTGCTCTTAAAGAGATTTTAAGTAATCCAAAGAAGTATGGTTTCAACTTTAGAGCAGAAGACTTGTATGCAGAAGTACCTACATACAAGGTAGAAGTAGATACGGCAGTGACAGACTTTGTAAAATTTGCAGAACGCTTTGGTATCAATTACAAGCTTCTCAAGCTCCACAACCCTTGGTTGCGTGAGACTAAACTCAATAATAGTTCAAGAAAAAAATATTACATAGAAATACCAGAAAAGGGAGTTTACAATCTTGGTAGATAA
- a CDS encoding esterase, with product MTEKQISYTHINTFSTLNDLSEKTKNIWFVVHGMGYLSRYFINYFKELPPEENYIIAPQAPSKYYQDKRFKYVGASWLTKENTETEKHNVFNYLDELWATELAPIDKSAVNVIMMGYSQGVSIVTRWIASRKIDCTYLLLHSGAIPAELNPPDFEHLSTATPVTYLYGDKDEYVTEARVTEQQLKGSALFGNRLDVVVFSGIHEVHKSFFPKILTALKE from the coding sequence ATGACAGAAAAACAAATCTCCTACACGCATATAAATACATTCTCCACTCTTAATGATCTATCAGAAAAAACTAAGAATATTTGGTTTGTTGTACACGGCATGGGTTACCTGTCAAGATATTTTATAAATTACTTTAAAGAACTACCCCCAGAAGAAAATTACATTATAGCTCCTCAAGCACCTAGTAAGTATTACCAAGACAAACGTTTTAAGTATGTAGGCGCTAGCTGGCTCACTAAAGAAAACACAGAAACAGAAAAGCACAATGTTTTTAACTATCTTGATGAGTTATGGGCTACGGAACTAGCGCCTATAGATAAAAGTGCCGTAAACGTGATTATGATGGGGTATTCTCAAGGTGTATCTATCGTTACAAGATGGATTGCTTCTAGAAAAATAGACTGCACTTATCTTTTACTACATTCTGGCGCAATACCAGCCGAGTTAAATCCACCAGATTTTGAGCACCTTTCCACTGCTACCCCTGTCACTTATCTCTATGGAGACAAGGATGAGTATGTTACAGAAGCTCGTGTCACAGAACAACAGCTTAAAGGGTCTGCTCTTTTTGGCAATCGTCTTGACGTAGTAGTATTTTCTGGTATTCATGAGGTTCACAAATCATTCTTTCCAAAAATATTAACTGCTCTAAAAGAGTAA
- a CDS encoding redoxin domain-containing protein codes for MRKFLLLLVFTTASSLTAQNSQMFFSEALDAHLPSYLLQAEEAIRNLEQDKVKVLFDNLVEDKLVGSLMNNFKVKNTSKKNKALEDYEKPVMLLTYSSWRISSKGEKAALNELANQYSDDVAVVLLFWGDVKQVKKLSKGYDRNIDILYVDDSENNYSLIIKNLKHSLGLPLAYTITSEKEIIDIKRRLPNKLSQDEAISTANNFELYKGMLTELLYNQQRLSDEPIVINK; via the coding sequence ATGAGAAAATTTTTACTTTTACTCGTATTTACAACAGCTTCTAGCCTTACAGCACAAAACTCTCAGATGTTTTTTTCTGAAGCGCTAGACGCTCACCTTCCTTCTTATTTATTACAAGCCGAAGAAGCGATTAGAAATCTTGAACAAGACAAAGTCAAAGTCCTTTTTGACAACCTTGTAGAAGATAAACTTGTAGGATCTTTAATGAATAACTTTAAGGTTAAAAACACTTCAAAAAAAAATAAAGCTCTTGAAGACTATGAAAAGCCTGTAATGCTTCTCACATACTCTAGCTGGAGAATAAGCAGTAAAGGAGAAAAAGCCGCACTAAATGAACTCGCTAATCAATATAGTGATGACGTAGCAGTAGTTCTCTTGTTTTGGGGAGATGTAAAGCAAGTAAAAAAACTAAGCAAAGGATATGATCGTAATATTGATATACTCTACGTTGATGACTCAGAAAATAATTATTCTTTAATCATCAAGAATCTTAAGCATTCATTAGGGCTACCACTTGCTTATACCATTACTTCAGAAAAGGAAATTATTGATATTAAGAGACGTCTACCTAACAAGCTGTCTCAAGATGAAGCAATATCTACTGCCAATAATTTTGAATTATACAAAGGTATGCTTACAGAGTTATTGTATAACCAGCAGCGATTGAGTGATGAACCAATAGTAATTAACAAATAG
- a CDS encoding alpha/beta hydrolase, producing the protein MTHVYLMPGMAANPSIFENLSLPNDSYQIHLLEWFLPVPDESLQDYALRMTTHIAHDNIVLLGVSFGGVLVQEMAKHIKVAKLIIVSSVKTKYELPRRMKLSRKLKLYKLLPMRLVEDIDTLAKYAFGETIKNRVALYKKYLSMNDRKYLSWAVKEMVCWDQETAPQGIIHIHGSADKVFPLKYIDTCINIEGGTHIMVITRAKWFNKNLIELIENDYIDLK; encoded by the coding sequence ATGACGCATGTGTATTTAATGCCGGGTATGGCGGCCAATCCTTCTATTTTTGAGAATTTAAGTTTGCCTAATGATTCTTATCAAATACATTTACTAGAATGGTTTTTGCCAGTGCCGGATGAGTCACTACAAGATTATGCTTTGAGAATGACCACTCACATCGCACATGATAATATTGTTTTATTAGGCGTAAGCTTTGGTGGAGTCCTGGTGCAGGAAATGGCTAAGCACATCAAGGTGGCAAAACTTATCATTGTAAGTAGTGTTAAGACTAAGTATGAATTGCCACGCAGAATGAAGCTTTCGCGAAAGCTAAAGTTATACAAGCTACTGCCTATGCGATTGGTAGAAGATATAGATACACTCGCAAAATATGCTTTTGGTGAGACCATAAAAAACAGAGTAGCCCTTTATAAAAAGTATTTATCTATGAATGACAGAAAATACTTGAGTTGGGCAGTGAAAGAAATGGTCTGTTGGGACCAAGAAACTGCGCCGCAAGGAATAATTCACATACATGGAAGCGCAGATAAAGTGTTTCCGTTAAAGTACATTGATACCTGTATAAATATTGAAGGAGGAACTCACATTATGGTGATAACTCGAGCAAAATGGTTTAATAAAAACTTAATCGAACTGATTGAAAATGATTACATTGATTTAAAATAG
- a CDS encoding OstA-like protein, with protein sequence MKNYFYILLTGMFLCSAFAKAQQNQPKEILIESDIERINEEEFPGAIIFQKSNKQVYIQHEGAEMWCDLAFYYKDENFVKAYRNVRLKQGDSISMRGRYIEYNGDTKFAYAAGDVFLKKDTTTVTTDTMYFNRISQQAYYRTGGVVTSPNSKITSRVGRYYIEQDKISFINDVVVTNTEYVINSEQLDFYSIPEHAYLYGPTTITSPSSKVYCERGFYDTANDYGYFVKNSRIDYDNRQVYGDSLYFDRNRNFASATNNIKVLDTLNRSLVKGHYAEVYRAKDSVLITQRAVAITVEDNDSVYVHGDRLLLTGKPENRIIRAFKNVKLYKSNMSGKSDSLHSNQRTGLTQMIGKPILWSEKSQITGDSIHLLNNLETEKIDSLKVFDNAFIAQKDTISGFNQVKGQKLYGFFDDENQLKQVDIINNAETIMYMREENGDLTGIDRGTSARIEITFFENTIDEINKLKSPGGTIFPESQFKNEPQTFEGFNWRGDEELLSKEDIFKGEAPFVLTKIQGIPLPEIDEGFFSPNDDPTVKPLSESSDIKEGTLENREENKPKYGQENLDTKGKLEKEALLERNQNTSTQRLQNLPLKKQRRLLKPTKKDGN encoded by the coding sequence ATGAAAAATTACTTTTACATTTTACTTACTGGGATGTTTTTATGTTCTGCTTTCGCGAAAGCGCAACAAAACCAACCTAAAGAAATCCTCATAGAATCTGACATTGAACGCATCAATGAAGAAGAATTTCCTGGCGCAATTATTTTTCAGAAATCAAATAAGCAAGTGTATATACAACACGAAGGCGCCGAAATGTGGTGCGATCTTGCTTTTTATTATAAAGACGAGAACTTCGTAAAAGCATATAGAAATGTACGCTTAAAACAGGGCGACTCAATCTCTATGCGTGGGAGATATATAGAATATAATGGTGATACAAAGTTTGCTTATGCAGCAGGAGATGTCTTCTTAAAGAAGGACACCACTACGGTGACTACAGACACCATGTACTTTAATCGTATAAGCCAGCAAGCGTATTATCGTACAGGAGGAGTTGTAACATCACCTAATAGCAAAATAACTAGCCGCGTAGGTCGCTACTATATAGAGCAGGATAAAATCTCTTTTATTAATGATGTTGTGGTTACAAATACTGAGTACGTAATTAATAGTGAGCAACTAGATTTTTACAGTATCCCAGAACATGCTTATTTATATGGCCCTACCACAATAACAAGCCCATCATCTAAGGTTTATTGCGAGCGCGGGTTTTATGACACAGCAAATGACTACGGTTATTTTGTAAAAAACTCGAGAATAGATTACGACAATAGGCAAGTGTATGGAGATAGTCTCTATTTTGACAGAAATAGAAACTTTGCGAGTGCTACTAACAATATTAAAGTTCTTGACACCTTAAATAGAAGCCTTGTAAAGGGACATTATGCTGAAGTTTATAGAGCAAAAGATTCTGTTTTAATCACACAACGAGCTGTTGCTATTACTGTAGAAGACAATGATTCTGTTTATGTACATGGCGATAGGCTCTTACTTACCGGGAAGCCAGAGAATCGGATTATTAGAGCGTTTAAAAACGTAAAACTCTACAAGAGTAATATGAGCGGTAAAAGTGACTCCCTACACAGTAACCAGCGCACAGGACTAACGCAAATGATAGGAAAACCTATATTATGGAGTGAGAAAAGTCAAATTACTGGAGATAGCATTCACCTTCTCAATAATCTAGAAACAGAGAAAATTGACTCGCTTAAGGTCTTTGATAATGCTTTTATCGCTCAGAAAGACACGATTTCTGGATTTAATCAAGTCAAAGGACAGAAACTATATGGCTTTTTTGATGATGAAAATCAGCTTAAACAAGTAGACATTATAAACAACGCAGAGACAATAATGTATATGCGTGAAGAAAATGGTGACCTTACAGGCATAGACAGAGGCACCTCTGCTCGTATAGAAATTACTTTTTTTGAAAATACGATAGACGAGATTAATAAACTCAAAAGTCCGGGAGGAACCATTTTCCCCGAATCACAATTTAAAAATGAACCACAAACCTTTGAAGGTTTTAACTGGAGAGGTGATGAGGAGTTGTTGAGCAAGGAGGATATATTTAAAGGCGAAGCACCATTTGTGCTTACTAAGATTCAAGGTATTCCTCTTCCCGAAATAGATGAGGGTTTCTTTTCACCTAATGATGATCCTACAGTCAAACCATTATCTGAAAGTTCAGATATAAAAGAAGGAACACTAGAAAACAGAGAAGAAAACAAGCCAAAATATGGTCAAGAAAATCTCGATACAAAAGGTAAACTTGAAAAAGAAGCGTTGTTAGAGCGCAACCAGAATACCTCCACACAACGCCTACAAAATTTACCGCTCAAAAAACAACGAAGACTATTGAAGCCCACTAAAAAGGATGGAAATTAA
- a CDS encoding type IX secretion system membrane protein PorP/SprF — protein sequence MKFKIFILAAFCSLSTFAQQEPQYTQYMYNQGVVNPAYMINEPGLIRVGSLYRSQWVGLDGAPKTANVFANIPLNERVEIGVNYVNDQIGDVLTTNNFNVNFAYRINVAETTNLSFGLKLGVDNQSLDFTGQNVGGDLAFQNGQTTSLDVGVGAFLFKDNYYVGLSSPSVIPYKIENNLGNGDSSILYKKDPTAYLMAGYVYDVSDVLKIKPSAVAKWISGAPLTYDLSLNALYDEKFELGVSYRHQDAIAALAGFNITNDLKIGYSYDFNVSDLNRFNNGSHEVVLLYTFDLLGLQKRYISPRFY from the coding sequence ATGAAATTTAAAATATTCATACTAGCGGCATTTTGTAGTTTATCTACGTTTGCTCAACAAGAACCACAGTACACTCAGTACATGTACAACCAAGGTGTGGTAAATCCAGCCTATATGATTAATGAACCAGGACTTATAAGAGTAGGTAGTTTGTACCGCTCTCAATGGGTAGGTCTGGATGGTGCTCCGAAAACTGCAAATGTATTTGCAAATATTCCTCTTAACGAGCGAGTGGAAATCGGTGTAAACTATGTAAATGATCAAATAGGAGATGTACTTACTACAAATAATTTTAATGTAAATTTTGCTTACAGAATTAATGTAGCAGAAACTACAAACTTATCTTTTGGATTAAAGTTAGGGGTAGATAATCAGAGTCTCGATTTCACAGGTCAAAACGTAGGAGGAGATTTGGCTTTTCAAAATGGACAAACTACCTCACTTGATGTTGGAGTTGGTGCTTTCTTATTTAAAGATAATTACTACGTTGGGTTGAGTTCGCCAAGTGTTATACCGTATAAAATTGAGAATAATTTAGGCAATGGAGATTCCTCTATTCTATATAAGAAAGATCCTACTGCTTATTTAATGGCAGGTTATGTTTATGATGTTAGTGACGTACTTAAAATTAAGCCTTCGGCAGTTGCAAAATGGATAAGTGGTGCACCATTAACTTATGATCTCTCTCTAAACGCCTTATATGATGAAAAATTTGAACTAGGAGTGTCATATAGACATCAAGATGCTATCGCAGCATTAGCAGGATTTAATATTACAAATGATTTAAAAATAGGATACAGTTATGACTTCAATGTGAGCGATCTTAATCGTTTTAACAATGGAAGTCACGAGGTAGTTCTATTATATACATTTGATTTGCTAGGCTTACAAAAACGTTACATCTCACCAAGATTTTACTAA
- a CDS encoding OmpA family protein: MKNIYTLLIILCVSASAFGQVQKGDRFFNKGDYAGAAKYYEVALRKNNSKEILGKLIDAYYLDQDYRNASIYLNQLVGQRFNDADRTYDNEFNFKMYHVLNATVSSDKVVDYLDLYYKNRGEDFDKVVALDLIKELRKRNPKFDATKSNISSEADDFGPVRVGDSVFFTSDRLNDDVLRTLFAKRFKTTQRPFLDIYGVRVNDKNELAGQAVRLEQGVNSPLHDGNLCFNTAGDEMYLSRSAYENGDSGKIFDEEGTNRVHLYKSVRIDGIWREAERLSFVNENYSYMHPTLTRDGKRLYFASDMEGGLGGFDIYYVTVRLDGTYSTPVNLGPTINTIHREQFPFVSNTGDLYFATDGRLGLGLLDIFVAPLTVKGFTEPINLGAPINSKYDDFSLSYYSDNNGLYATNRNGTDDDIYSFVQTGEIITREFQTQFEVRDADTDELISDAAIQILGYQGKEVYANRKSDATPFQVPLTVDDYTFIASGDNHEEGRMDIQIRGVQTTPYVIKVKRIFTDTELALMKEKNLSKDLKEKDPSRFELLTDVNAPQVVEKEGKLYMDVAPIYFDFDLYEVREDSRIVLDRLAAKLVKYKRIKIKISSHTDSRGPAAYNMPLSGKRAKSTYDYLVSKGVDASRIQYQGYGDTQPVINCPIGKCTEDDHQLNRRSEFEITGY; encoded by the coding sequence ATGAAAAATATATACACATTACTTATTATACTTTGTGTAAGTGCGAGTGCATTTGGGCAAGTACAAAAGGGAGATCGTTTTTTTAATAAAGGAGACTACGCGGGTGCTGCAAAGTATTATGAAGTAGCTTTAAGAAAAAATAACTCTAAAGAAATATTAGGAAAGCTTATTGACGCTTATTATTTAGATCAAGATTATAGAAACGCATCTATATATCTTAATCAGCTAGTTGGACAGCGATTTAATGATGCAGATAGAACGTATGATAATGAGTTCAATTTTAAAATGTACCATGTTCTTAATGCTACCGTAAGTTCAGATAAGGTGGTAGATTACCTTGATCTTTATTATAAAAATAGAGGTGAAGACTTTGATAAAGTAGTGGCTCTTGATCTTATCAAAGAGTTGAGAAAAAGGAATCCAAAATTTGACGCAACTAAGAGTAATATAAGCTCAGAAGCAGATGATTTTGGACCTGTAAGAGTAGGGGATAGTGTTTTCTTTACGTCAGATAGATTAAATGACGACGTGCTTAGAACCTTATTTGCAAAGCGTTTTAAAACAACACAAAGACCATTTTTAGATATTTATGGCGTAAGAGTAAATGATAAGAACGAACTCGCTGGTCAAGCAGTTAGGCTTGAACAAGGAGTAAACTCCCCATTGCATGATGGTAACTTGTGTTTTAACACTGCAGGAGATGAGATGTACTTGTCTCGTAGTGCATATGAAAATGGTGATAGTGGGAAGATTTTTGATGAGGAAGGAACTAATAGAGTGCATCTTTACAAAAGTGTTCGCATAGATGGCATATGGAGAGAGGCTGAGCGCCTATCATTTGTAAATGAGAACTACTCTTATATGCATCCTACACTTACCAGAGATGGAAAACGCTTGTACTTTGCCTCAGATATGGAAGGAGGCCTTGGAGGGTTTGATATCTACTATGTAACTGTACGACTAGATGGTACTTATAGTACTCCCGTAAATTTGGGACCTACAATTAATACTATTCATAGGGAGCAGTTTCCGTTTGTTTCAAACACAGGAGATTTATATTTTGCTACAGATGGACGTTTAGGTTTAGGTCTGCTTGATATTTTTGTAGCACCACTTACAGTAAAAGGATTTACTGAGCCTATTAATCTAGGAGCACCTATTAATTCTAAATATGATGATTTTAGTTTAAGCTACTATTCTGATAATAATGGGTTGTATGCCACTAATCGTAATGGAACAGATGATGATATCTATAGTTTTGTACAAACTGGAGAAATCATAACTCGTGAGTTTCAAACTCAGTTTGAGGTGCGTGACGCAGATACAGATGAACTTATCTCAGATGCAGCAATACAAATCTTAGGATATCAAGGCAAGGAAGTTTATGCAAACCGTAAAAGTGATGCTACACCTTTCCAGGTACCACTTACTGTAGATGATTATACTTTTATAGCTTCTGGAGATAATCATGAAGAAGGACGCATGGATATTCAAATAAGAGGAGTACAGACAACACCTTATGTAATCAAAGTAAAGAGAATATTTACAGATACTGAGCTCGCTCTTATGAAGGAAAAGAATCTTTCTAAGGACCTTAAAGAGAAAGATCCAAGTCGTTTTGAATTACTTACAGATGTAAATGCACCACAAGTAGTTGAGAAAGAGGGTAAGCTGTACATGGATGTAGCTCCTATTTATTTTGATTTTGATCTTTATGAAGTACGAGAAGATTCAAGAATTGTACTTGATAGACTAGCAGCTAAGCTTGTTAAATACAAACGTATCAAAATAAAAATAAGCTCACACACAGATAGTCGTGGTCCAGCAGCATATAATATGCCGCTATCAGGAAAAAGAGCAAAAAGCACCTATGATTATCTAGTTAGTAAAGGAGTTGATGCCTCAAGAATACAATACCAAGGATATGGCGATACACAGCCAGTGATTAATTGTCCTATAGGTAAATGTACAGAAGATGATCATCAGCTTAACAGGCGTAGTGAATTTGAAATCACTGGCTATTAA